In Campylobacter showae, the genomic stretch AGCGCAACCCAAAGGCGTAAAATTTCCACGCCGTAGGTTTTAGCGACGTCCGCCGGAGCTACGACGTTGCCCTTGCTCTTACTCATCTTTTGACCGTTTTCGTCGACGGTAAATCCATGCGTGAGCACGCTTCTGTACGGCGCTCTTCCTTGCGCGGCGCAGCTTAGTAGTAGCGAGCTTTGGAACCAACCTCTGTGCTGATCGCTGCCCTCCAGGTACATATCCGCAGGATAGCTGCCCGCATCGTAGTCGCCGCTTTTTAGCACAGCAGCCCACGTCGAGCCGCTGTCAAACCAGACGTCTAGGATGTCCATAACTTTTTCTAAATTTTGCGGCTCGTATTTGCAGTTTGCCGGTAAGAGATCTTTTATCTCGCTATCCCACCACGCGTCAGCGCCTTTTTGCTCAAATATCGCCGCGACGTTATCTAAAATTTCATCGTCAAATATCGGCTCTTTAGTATCCTTATGCCTAAAAAACGCTATCGGCACGCCCCAGTCGCGTTGGCGCGAGATGCACCAGTCGGGACGATTTTCTATCATCGAGCCTATTCTTTTTACGCCGCTTGCAGGATAAAATTTGACGTTTTCAAGCTCTTTTAGCGCGACTTCTCGTAGCGTTTTGCCCTCGATTTTCGGCTCGTCCATGGCGATAAACCACTGCTTCGTAGCGCGGTAGATGACCGGCTTGTGCGTTCTCCAGCAAAATGGATATGAGTGGACGAATTTGCTGACTTTTAGCAAATTTGAGCCTAGAAGCTCTAAAATTTTCTCGTTTGCTTTAAAGATATGCATGCCGATTAGCTCGTCCGCTACACCGTCTGGAAATAACTTTTTGGCCTTTAGTGTCTCGTCGTACAGACCGCCTTCATCTACAGGCATGATGACTTCGATGCCGTATTTTAGGCTCACGTGGTAGTCGTCCTCGCCGTGCCCCGGAGCTGTGTGCACTAGACCCGTACCGCCGTCCATCGTGACGTGATCGCCTAGGATAAATAGTGATTTTCTGCTGTTTAGAGGATTTATAGCGTGCAGGTTTTCAAGCTCGGCTGCGGCGAATTCTTTTAAAATTTCGCCCTTAGTTAGCCCTTCTTTTTCCAGCTCGCTTAGCATCTCTTTGGCAAATATCAAATTTTCAGCTGTTAAAACGTAAATTTCATTTGGATTTAGCGAGATGGCTTGGTTTGCCGGCAGCGTCCAAGGCGTAGTCGTCCAGATGACCGCGCGGGCGTCTTTTGCGCCTATTTTCGCCGCAGCTTCTTCGCCTAGCTTAAACGCGACGTAGATGCTGTAGTCCTCTTTGTCCTCGTACTCGACTTCGGCCTCTGCTAGAGCGCTTCTAGCCGCCCAGCTCCAGTACACCGGCTTGCTTCGCTCGATCAAAAGTCCGCGCTTGGCGACTTTGCAAAGGGTTTTGTAAATTTCGGCTTCAAATTTAAATTTCATCGTCAGATACGGATCATCCCAGTCGCTGGCGACGCCAAGCTGCTTAAAGCTCTCCTTTTGCACGTCGATAAATTCTCTAGCGTGTTCGCGGCAAAGCTCGCGGATTTGCGTTTTGCTCAGGCTTTTTTTCTTGTCGCCCAGTTTTACCTCGACTTGCTGCTCGATCGGTAGTCCGTGGCAGTCCCAGCCCGGCGTAAATCTCACGTTTTCGCCGAAGAAATAGTGCGTTTTTGCGATGATGTCTTTTAGTGTTTTGTTTAGCGCGTGTCCGATGTGGATGTTGCCGTTGGCGTATGGAGGGCCGTCGTGCAGAGTGAAGCTTTTTGCGGCTTTTTGCCTTTTAGCTTTCATTTTTTCGTAGATTTTTCTATCGTCAAACCACGATTTTAAGCGTTTGGGTTCGTTTTCCGGCAGGTTGCCGCGCATGGGAAATTCGGTATTTGGAAGCAATAATGTATCTTTGTAATCCATAGGTTCGCCTTGAAGTAAAAAATTGGTAGATTTTATCCAAACGGCGATTAAATGCTACTGAAAAAACGCTATTTTAAGCTAAATTTATGTAAGATGTTTTCGGCTTTTAAAGGAGAAAACAGTGAAAAACGCACTACTGATTATCGGCGAAGATATCGGCGTAAACGCGCCTTTTTTGGATTATATTTTTTGCGCTTACAAGCGGCATTTCGGCGAGCTTGGCGAGTTTAGATTCGTTAGTCGCAGCGACAAGGAGCTGCCGTTTATCATCGAGCATCTTTGTGCGCGCTCGGATAGTCTTTGTATCTACGCGTCGAGTCAAAACTGCTCCGTCGCGGCAAAAATTTTAGCTACGTTAAGCGGCGATATTTTGGAACTAAAATCCCCGCAAACGCTAGCTCCGAGCAGGGCTGAAAAATTTAGCGATGATGGATTTTTAATCAAACTAAATCAAACTTATGTAAATTTACTAAAGGCTGACGCGAATCAAAAACTGCCTGCCATAGATATCAAAACGCAGCGAGATTTCGGCTACTTTCACCTGGTCGATATCGACGAGGAGAGTGCGAAAATCCTGCTCGAACCGCTAGCAAAAACCTATGAAGTGCAGATTTATT encodes the following:
- the ileS gene encoding isoleucine--tRNA ligase, with amino-acid sequence MDYKDTLLLPNTEFPMRGNLPENEPKRLKSWFDDRKIYEKMKAKRQKAAKSFTLHDGPPYANGNIHIGHALNKTLKDIIAKTHYFFGENVRFTPGWDCHGLPIEQQVEVKLGDKKKSLSKTQIRELCREHAREFIDVQKESFKQLGVASDWDDPYLTMKFKFEAEIYKTLCKVAKRGLLIERSKPVYWSWAARSALAEAEVEYEDKEDYSIYVAFKLGEEAAAKIGAKDARAVIWTTTPWTLPANQAISLNPNEIYVLTAENLIFAKEMLSELEKEGLTKGEILKEFAAAELENLHAINPLNSRKSLFILGDHVTMDGGTGLVHTAPGHGEDDYHVSLKYGIEVIMPVDEGGLYDETLKAKKLFPDGVADELIGMHIFKANEKILELLGSNLLKVSKFVHSYPFCWRTHKPVIYRATKQWFIAMDEPKIEGKTLREVALKELENVKFYPASGVKRIGSMIENRPDWCISRQRDWGVPIAFFRHKDTKEPIFDDEILDNVAAIFEQKGADAWWDSEIKDLLPANCKYEPQNLEKVMDILDVWFDSGSTWAAVLKSGDYDAGSYPADMYLEGSDQHRGWFQSSLLLSCAAQGRAPYRSVLTHGFTVDENGQKMSKSKGNVVAPADVAKTYGVEILRLWVALSDYSSDLKISENILKQVSEQYRKIRNTIRFLLANVNDLEDIETSNFNILDRWILSRAKKTFDETEAAFRNYDFSKGFSLLMNFLSADLSGIYLDICKDRLYCDAKDSDTRRSAQSAMALITRALLPLIAPTLTYTVDEAMDYAPKIIKNGAADAFDLEYASLDFEFNVDDELLVASREKFFELIDVLKKDKKIKSTLELVLQTSSNLILSEDINEISDWYMVSDVQSLDSSDSLAEFDVGNDKFKLVLSTRHKCPRCWKFTAKHDGETCPRCEKVLKNV